GATTATCAACGATGTTGAGAAATCATATTTTATTGGCGACTGCGGTAGCTTGCTCTTTTGTGGGAGAAATGACGATCGCCGATGCTGACATCGGCCAACATCCCTACCGACTACAGGCCGCTCAAATTGCCATGGGTTCCACGGGAGAACGGCCAAGGGACCTAACCGATAAACTCGACCTCGATGCCAATCAACGGCAACAAATTCAGGCTATTCGCGACAATTATCGCAGTGAAATGGGAGCGCAGTATGGGGTGATGCGACAAGAACAAAGCACAATGCGGGCTCTTCTCCTCAATGACAATAGCAGTCGCACTGAGCTTGAAGCCCAGCACCGTGTCTTGACCCAGGTGCGCCGAGAATTAGCGGATCTCCATTTTCAGCAAATGCTCGACATCCGTGAAGTGTTGACCCCTGAGCAGCGGGCAGAACTGGCCCAACACATGGCCGAAAAACGTCGAGGCGATCGCCCCCAAAACTCTTCCCAAAGCCAAGGCCGTTGGCGCAGTTGGTTCGGGCGTCGCTGACATATCTAATGGGATTACCAACGCGCCTCTAAGACCTTGCGCGTATAAAGCGAAGGGTCAAATTTTCCATCGCTCAATTCCGTGGCTAGGCAACTGGGATCGCCCCCACCAGCTTTATTGAGATCTGACCTTACCTCAATTAGCCCACAGATTACAGCTGGGCTCCCTGCCTTTGAACCTTGCGCCAAACTTCACCTCCCCACAACACCAAGGAGGTGCCAGCAATAATCAACATCCAGTCACGACAACTGAGGGGAACAGTACGAAAGGCATTGCTTCCCCATTGCACCATTGCCACTTGGCCCACAAAAATTGTTGCAACAATGGCTCCGAAGGCCGGATTTTGCGCGAGACCTGTAAAGGCAGAAATCGAGAGGCCAAAACAGCGGGCGTTAAATAAATTCCACAGTTGCAAAAAGACAAAAATGGCAAAAAAGACCGAAAGCTCGTAGGTATTGATGGTGCCATCTCGCAGTTGATATTTCAAAATGCCAACCATTAATACTAAGAATCCGCACCCTAAAATCGCAATTTGCTGTGCCATCGCTTTGGTAATGATGAACGCGTTGGCTTGACGGGGCGATCGCCTGAGGACTTCTGGGTTTGGGGGCTCCGTGGCCAGGGCCAAAGCAGCGAAGGTATCCATAATCAAATTTACCCAGAGCATCTGGGTGACTGTCAGGGGAAGCTCAATGCCGATAAAAGGCCCAAGGAGGGCTGTGCCCAGGGCGACCACATTAATGGTGAGCTGAAAGAGCAGAAATTTTTGGATATTTTCGTAGAGCGATCGCCCCCAGAGCACGGCGTTCACAATACTGCTAAAGGAATCATCCAACAGAATAATATCACTGGCTTCTTTGGCGATCGCCGTGCCGCTACCCATGGCCAAACCCACCTGGGCCTGTTTAAGAGCGGCCGCATCATTGGTTCCGTCCCCCGTGACCCCGACCACTTCCCCCCGCTGTTGCAACAATTTCACCAGGCGCAACTTATCGAGCGGACAAGCCCGGGAGAGAATCCTTAAAGACTTAACTGCTGCCCGAGCTGTGTCATCGTCCATGGCGGCAAACTCCGGCCCTGTCAAGTGCAATGCCCCGAAGTGTTCCTCTTCAGTTTGTTGCCAGAGGCCGATCTGTCGCCCAATTTCCCAGGCCGTTTGGGGGCTATCGCCCGTAACAATTTTCACTTGAATGCCTGCCCGCAAACAGGCGCTTACCGCCGCTGGCACATCATCCCGGAGGGGGTCAATAATCGCAAAAAAACCTAACCAGACGAGATGTCGTTCAATTTCTGTCACTTTGAACTGTTTGAGATTACTGAGGGGCCGATAGGCAAAACCGAGGGTACGCATCCCGCGACTCTGATAGTTGTGGAGGGTTGTGATGATCGCGTGGCGTTCGGTGAGGGGCACAACACCAGCCGCCGTTAACTCATAATCACAATGATTTAAAATCACTTCGGGTGCTCCTTTGACGTAGAGCACTTCTTCCTGGAGGATTGGTGATTTCCCGAGGCTGGTCATGTATTTTTTTTCTGCGGAGAAGGCGCCTTGGGAAGTGAGGTCAAAGTTATAGCGATAGGCTAAATAATCTAGGTTTTGCTGATCTAGCCAGAGCAAAAGCGCCCCCTCGGTGGCATTGCCAAGGACTTCGGGGAATCCTGCCGTGGTGTATTCTAAATCGGCGGTACTGTTGGCGGCGATCGCCTCGGCGATCACTGACTGAAAATGGGCCACCTGTCCAGGGTCAGCATCTTTTAGGCTGGGCATACAGGTTTCATAGACACGCATTTGGTTACAGGTAAGAGTTCCCGTTTTATCTGAACAAATCACCGTTGTTGCACCAATTGTTTCGCAGGCATGCATCCGGCGCACCAGGTTATTTTCTGCCATCATTCGTCGCATACTGTAGGCCAAAGAAAGGGTCACACTCATCGCCAACCCTTCCGGTACGGCCACCACGATGATCGTTACGGCCACCATAAAATAGTTGAGTAATGTCAACCATACATCTAGGGGCAACCATGTCCCCACCTGGCGCGGGAGCCAGTGCTGACTAAGGCCAAACCCAAGACTGCCGCCTAGCCATAGGCCCGCACCAATCAGCATCAGCGGCGTATTTTTTAACCAGAGGGGC
The nucleotide sequence above comes from [Synechococcus] sp. NIES-970. Encoded proteins:
- a CDS encoding hypothetical protein (conserved hypothetical protein) is translated as MLRNHILLATAVACSFVGEMTIADADIGQHPYRLQAAQIAMGSTGERPRDLTDKLDLDANQRQQIQAIRDNYRSEMGAQYGVMRQEQSTMRALLLNDNSSRTELEAQHRVLTQVRRELADLHFQQMLDIREVLTPEQRAELAQHMAEKRRGDRPQNSSQSQGRWRSWFGRR
- a CDS encoding calcium-translocating P-type ATPase, PMCA-type produces the protein MTIASLGDRHLPYAGLTAEQVQVNRIQYGANVLTPPQRIPWWRLFLEKFADPVIRILMIAAVVALVVGALRGEYAEGLGILAAIILATVVAFFNEFKANQEFALLNHVYDQVMVKVIRGEKYLSLPRQDLVVGDVIYIEQGHEIPADAKILESVSLRVDQAKLTGESEPANKSAKADKYQLASEQSIYPFDRVYRSTIVTQGHGFCEVIAVGDRTEIGKLAQAVATVEDNPHTPLNQQLEALSQAIGVVGLGVAMLTFIALFLRGLFTQELQLTGSQGYAIACCLSTVIALLAPVWLPILEDGQALLKQNGRLPPLFDLAVPLWLKNTPLMLIGAGLWLGGSLGFGLSQHWLPRQVGTWLPLDVWLTLLNYFMVAVTIIVVAVPEGLAMSVTLSLAYSMRRMMAENNLVRRMHACETIGATTVICSDKTGTLTCNQMRVYETCMPSLKDADPGQVAHFQSVIAEAIAANSTADLEYTTAGFPEVLGNATEGALLLWLDQQNLDYLAYRYNFDLTSQGAFSAEKKYMTSLGKSPILQEEVLYVKGAPEVILNHCDYELTAAGVVPLTERHAIITTLHNYQSRGMRTLGFAYRPLSNLKQFKVTEIERHLVWLGFFAIIDPLRDDVPAAVSACLRAGIQVKIVTGDSPQTAWEIGRQIGLWQQTEEEHFGALHLTGPEFAAMDDDTARAAVKSLRILSRACPLDKLRLVKLLQQRGEVVGVTGDGTNDAAALKQAQVGLAMGSGTAIAKEASDIILLDDSFSSIVNAVLWGRSLYENIQKFLLFQLTINVVALGTALLGPFIGIELPLTVTQMLWVNLIMDTFAALALATEPPNPEVLRRSPRQANAFIITKAMAQQIAILGCGFLVLMVGILKYQLRDGTINTYELSVFFAIFVFLQLWNLFNARCFGLSISAFTGLAQNPAFGAIVATIFVGQVAMVQWGSNAFRTVPLSCRDWMLIIAGTSLVLWGGEVWRKVQRQGAQL